The following proteins come from a genomic window of Blastococcus sp. HT6-30:
- a CDS encoding ABC transporter permease translates to MGAIAVFSFFAVQSEVFRSPRGIANWLDPASTLGIMAVGVALLMIGGHFDLSAGVMTGTTALTVGIVAVEFRQNLWVAIGVALVVALAIGFFNGWLVTRTKLPSFIITLGTFLMLQGLNLGLTKLFTDTVTVGGIDDVPGYTAAEWVFASRLEILGAPIRVAVLWWLLFTALATWVLLRTRFGNWIFATGGDEVAARNVGVPARRTTIALFMTTAAAAWFVGTTLAVRLTSVQANTGIGQELIYIVAAVIGGCLLTGGFGSAVGAALGALIFGMTQLGIPYLRWDADWFYFFLGAMLLLAVLANRLVRRSAEAAPR, encoded by the coding sequence GTGGGCGCGATCGCGGTGTTCTCGTTCTTCGCGGTCCAGTCCGAGGTGTTCCGGTCACCGCGCGGCATCGCCAACTGGCTCGACCCCGCCTCGACGCTGGGGATCATGGCGGTCGGGGTCGCGCTGCTCATGATCGGCGGGCACTTCGACCTGTCCGCCGGGGTGATGACCGGCACCACCGCGCTGACCGTCGGCATCGTCGCGGTCGAGTTCCGGCAGAACCTGTGGGTGGCCATCGGCGTCGCGCTGGTCGTCGCCCTGGCGATCGGCTTCTTCAACGGCTGGCTGGTCACCCGCACGAAGCTGCCGAGCTTCATCATCACGCTCGGCACCTTCCTGATGCTCCAGGGGCTCAACCTGGGCCTGACCAAGCTGTTCACCGACACGGTCACCGTCGGCGGCATCGACGACGTACCCGGCTACACGGCGGCGGAGTGGGTGTTCGCCTCGCGCCTGGAGATCCTGGGCGCGCCGATCCGGGTGGCGGTGCTGTGGTGGCTGCTGTTCACCGCGCTGGCCACCTGGGTCCTGCTGCGCACCCGCTTCGGCAACTGGATCTTCGCCACCGGGGGTGACGAGGTGGCCGCCCGCAACGTCGGCGTGCCGGCCCGCCGCACCACGATCGCGCTGTTCATGACGACGGCGGCCGCGGCGTGGTTCGTCGGCACCACGCTCGCCGTCCGGCTGACGTCGGTCCAGGCCAACACCGGCATCGGCCAGGAGCTCATCTACATCGTCGCCGCGGTCATCGGCGGCTGCCTGCTCACCGGCGGATTCGGATCGGCCGTCGGCGCCGCACTCGGGGCGCTGATCTTCGGTATGACGCAGCTGGGCATTCCGTACCTGCGCTGGGACGCCGACTGGTTCTACTTCTTCCTCGGCGCCATGCTGCTGCTCGCGGTCCTGGCCAACCGGCTGGTCCGCCGCTCGGCCGAGGCGGCCCCGCGGTGA
- a CDS encoding sugar ABC transporter substrate-binding protein — translation MAAPKRLLALALAAPLLLSACTTDSAGDGGDGGSGGSGGGAGAEGDLVFSVVTHGSAGDAFWDVVQNGAEAAGEDLGIDVDYQSDGDPQRQAQLIDAAVNQDVDGIVVSMANPDALQGSIEDAVEAGIPVVTINSGGGRSTEFGAIGHVGQDEAIAGQGAGRRLAEDGAQNVLCVIHEAGNIGLEQRCAGAAEGLGGGISTVQVDINDLPGAQSTIASQLQTDPSIDAVLALNSAVAAVAVDAAQDAGSDAQVATFDLNADVISGIQAGDIAFAVDQQQFEQGYLPVVMLKLYVENLNTVGGGQPVLTGPAIVDAENVDEIADLATAGTR, via the coding sequence ATGGCCGCACCCAAGCGACTGCTGGCGCTCGCCCTGGCGGCGCCCCTGCTTCTCTCCGCCTGCACCACGGACAGCGCGGGTGACGGTGGCGACGGCGGCTCCGGCGGCTCCGGCGGTGGAGCCGGCGCTGAGGGCGACCTGGTCTTCTCGGTGGTCACCCACGGCTCGGCCGGGGACGCGTTCTGGGACGTCGTCCAGAACGGCGCCGAGGCCGCTGGGGAGGACCTGGGCATCGACGTCGACTACCAGAGCGACGGCGACCCGCAGCGGCAGGCGCAGCTGATCGACGCCGCGGTGAACCAGGACGTGGACGGCATCGTCGTCTCGATGGCGAACCCCGACGCCCTGCAGGGCTCGATCGAGGACGCGGTCGAGGCCGGCATCCCGGTGGTCACCATCAATTCCGGCGGTGGCCGTTCCACCGAGTTCGGCGCCATCGGCCACGTCGGCCAGGACGAGGCCATCGCCGGGCAGGGCGCCGGCCGGCGGCTGGCCGAGGACGGCGCCCAGAACGTGCTCTGCGTCATCCACGAGGCCGGCAACATCGGCCTGGAGCAGCGCTGCGCCGGCGCGGCCGAGGGGCTGGGCGGCGGGATCAGCACCGTGCAGGTCGACATCAACGACCTGCCGGGCGCGCAGTCGACGATCGCCTCGCAGCTGCAGACCGACCCGTCCATCGACGCCGTCCTGGCGCTGAACTCGGCCGTGGCGGCCGTCGCGGTGGACGCGGCCCAGGACGCCGGCTCGGACGCCCAGGTGGCCACGTTCGACCTCAACGCGGACGTGATCAGCGGAATCCAGGCCGGCGACATCGCCTTCGCCGTCGACCAGCAGCAGTTCGAGCAGGGCTACCTGCCGGTCGTGATGCTGAAGCTGTACGTCGAGAACCTGAACACGGTCGGTGGTGGCCAGCCCGTGCTCACCGGACCGGCCATCGTCGACGCCGAGAACGTCGACGAGATCGCCGACCTCGCCACGGCCGGCACGCGCTGA
- a CDS encoding Glu/Leu/Phe/Val dehydrogenase dimerization domain-containing protein has product MDVLASGHEQVVFCSDPESGLRAIIAIHSTALGPALGGTRFHPYASEDAALADALRLSAAMSYKNSLAGLDLGGGKAVIIGDSRTDKTEALLRAYGRFVESLGGRYLTACDVGTYNADLDVVARETRFAHGRSEAYGGCGDSSVLTAYGVFQGMRAAAQHCWGSPSLAGRTVAVAGVGKVGSWLVDHLVDDGADVVVTDVDPAAVERLQGRHPEIGAVADTETLVRTPHDVYAPCALGGALDEETVAVLPGRIVCGGANNQLATPAMADRLSERGVLYAPDFLVNAGGVMQVEDERHGFSFDRAQAKASGIFDVALRVFALADAEGVSPSVAADRLAEERMRTVGRLATIRLPR; this is encoded by the coding sequence GTGGACGTCCTGGCATCCGGTCATGAGCAGGTCGTGTTCTGCAGCGACCCCGAGTCGGGGTTGCGGGCGATCATCGCGATCCACTCCACGGCCCTCGGGCCGGCCCTGGGGGGCACGCGCTTCCACCCCTACGCGAGCGAGGACGCCGCCCTGGCCGACGCGCTGCGGCTGTCGGCGGCCATGTCGTACAAGAACAGCCTGGCCGGCCTCGACCTCGGTGGCGGCAAGGCCGTGATCATCGGCGACTCGCGCACCGACAAGACCGAGGCCCTGCTGCGCGCCTACGGCCGGTTCGTGGAGTCGCTGGGCGGCCGCTACCTGACCGCCTGCGACGTCGGCACCTACAACGCCGACCTCGACGTCGTGGCCCGGGAGACGCGGTTCGCCCACGGCCGGTCGGAGGCCTACGGCGGCTGCGGCGACTCCTCGGTGCTCACCGCCTACGGCGTGTTCCAGGGGATGCGTGCGGCCGCGCAGCACTGCTGGGGCTCCCCGTCGCTCGCCGGGCGCACCGTCGCCGTGGCGGGTGTGGGCAAGGTGGGCTCGTGGCTGGTCGACCACCTCGTCGACGACGGCGCCGACGTGGTCGTCACCGACGTCGACCCGGCCGCCGTCGAGCGGCTGCAGGGGCGGCATCCGGAGATCGGCGCGGTCGCCGACACCGAGACCCTGGTGCGCACCCCGCACGACGTCTACGCGCCGTGCGCGCTGGGCGGGGCGCTGGACGAGGAGACCGTCGCGGTGCTGCCGGGCCGGATCGTCTGCGGCGGGGCCAACAACCAGCTGGCCACTCCCGCGATGGCCGACCGGCTGAGCGAGCGCGGCGTCCTCTACGCACCGGACTTCCTCGTGAACGCCGGCGGGGTCATGCAGGTGGAGGACGAGCGGCACGGCTTCTCCTTCGACCGCGCGCAGGCCAAGGCCTCGGGCATCTTCGACGTGGCGCTGCGGGTGTTCGCCCTCGCCGACGCCGAGGGCGTCTCCCCCTCCGTGGCCGCCGATCGGCTGGCCGAGGAGCGGATGCGCACGGTCGGCCGGCTCGCCACGATCCGGCTCCCACGCTGA
- a CDS encoding DUF3073 domain-containing protein, with protein sequence MGRGRAKAKQTRVARELKYSSPNTDLTALQRELAGSSSTYTAPSAADDDDEDEDDTYADRWADDDSDDDDWPASR encoded by the coding sequence ATGGGGCGCGGCCGAGCGAAGGCCAAGCAGACACGCGTGGCCCGTGAGCTCAAGTACAGCTCACCGAACACCGACCTCACCGCGCTTCAGCGCGAGCTGGCCGGTTCGTCGTCGACCTACACCGCGCCCAGCGCGGCTGATGACGACGACGAGGACGAGGACGACACGTACGCCGATCGTTGGGCGGACGACGACTCCGACGACGACGACTGGCCGGCCAGCCGCTGA
- a CDS encoding FAD-dependent oxidoreductase, translating to MAKLDPAFAAAGETFAGAIHVTSDASGNSELFTNELAQRCGGLGVEFRLGVTAQGFVTDGDRVTGVRTDAGLLTADNYVLALGIQSPFLARTAGQRLPMYPAKGYSLTADVVDADATPAVGGVDEATLVAWSRFGDQLRISSTAEFAGFDRDWKYSDFSNILKTGRELFPTAVDWERARMRSCMRPMTPDGPPIEGRGKQRNLYYNTGHGHMGWTMACGSSRILADVVAGRPPALDTTPFQVRSHRVAA from the coding sequence GTGGCCAAGCTCGACCCGGCCTTCGCCGCGGCGGGCGAGACCTTCGCCGGCGCCATCCACGTCACCTCCGACGCCAGTGGTAACTCAGAGCTGTTCACCAACGAGCTGGCACAGCGCTGCGGCGGCTTGGGCGTGGAGTTCCGGCTCGGCGTGACCGCCCAGGGCTTCGTGACCGATGGCGACCGGGTCACCGGCGTGCGGACCGACGCGGGGCTCCTCACGGCGGACAACTACGTGCTCGCGCTCGGCATCCAGAGCCCGTTCCTGGCGAGGACGGCGGGGCAGCGGCTGCCGATGTACCCGGCGAAGGGCTACTCGCTGACCGCCGACGTCGTGGATGCCGACGCGACCCCCGCCGTCGGCGGCGTGGACGAGGCGACGCTCGTCGCCTGGTCGCGCTTCGGTGATCAGCTGCGGATCTCCTCGACGGCCGAGTTCGCCGGATTCGACCGGGACTGGAAGTACTCGGACTTCTCCAACATCCTGAAGACCGGGCGCGAGTTGTTCCCGACCGCCGTGGACTGGGAGCGGGCCCGGATGCGCTCGTGCATGCGGCCGATGACCCCGGATGGCCCGCCGATCGAGGGTCGGGGCAAGCAGCGCAACCTGTATTACAACACCGGCCACGGGCACATGGGCTGGACGATGGCGTGCGGCTCAAGCCGGATACTGGCCGACGTGGTGGCCGGCCGGCCTCCCGCGCTGGACACGACGCCCTTCCAGGTGCGCTCGCACCGGGTCGCCGCCTGA
- a CDS encoding GntR family transcriptional regulator produces METEIAAQLGASRTPVREALVRLVKDGLAVRSRHGLMVREFTLPEVREIYEVRAALEGYAARLAAERCSREALAELAESLNHHARTSRDQDVNRARVVETNADFHNAVLAAAGNRRMQSLATSNLSYFFNIEAAAVTSDETLAVALDEHQLIYDAIRDRDGDRAETIVRGHVMAGLAVIESFL; encoded by the coding sequence GTGGAGACCGAGATCGCGGCCCAACTCGGCGCCAGCCGCACGCCTGTGCGCGAGGCGCTGGTCCGGCTCGTCAAGGACGGTCTCGCGGTCCGTTCCCGGCACGGCCTGATGGTCCGGGAGTTCACGCTCCCCGAGGTCCGCGAGATCTACGAAGTCCGAGCAGCCCTCGAGGGCTACGCCGCCCGCCTGGCCGCCGAACGGTGCAGCCGCGAGGCGCTGGCAGAGCTGGCCGAAAGCTTGAACCACCACGCACGGACGTCGCGGGACCAGGACGTCAATCGGGCGAGGGTCGTCGAGACCAACGCCGACTTCCACAACGCCGTCCTGGCGGCCGCAGGAAACCGCCGAATGCAGTCGTTGGCGACCAGCAACCTGTCGTACTTCTTCAACATCGAGGCCGCCGCCGTGACCTCGGATGAAACTCTCGCCGTAGCACTGGACGAGCACCAGCTGATCTACGACGCCATCCGGGACCGGGACGGCGATCGGGCGGAAACCATCGTGCGCGGCCATGTCATGGCCGGGCTGGCGGTCATCGAGAGCTTCCTCTGA
- a CDS encoding helix-turn-helix domain-containing protein, giving the protein MTGPSWAPVADLCARVREDLDGLARDSVTTIRRDLPAYAVVPFEEHLVAVTEQQRRRLDALAGRRLLADDDLQRAAALARRRARQGIPVDVLIGAYHLGDQRLWRALCREPRSAAPLLPEVAGLMLRLLHAISTVLASAHGDVSRELQTHRVTLSHRLVELLLTGRHDAEASRTADALGMDPHGTYVAGLWRRSTSEVVLPPELRRELDRVAVPLVYSYQDGALVIVVEGVGQEWLDQLAIRLPLGGHVGIGLPRSGLPGAALSLGDARLALSATSDGRPVARFADVWAEACLLSEAARLEPLMTGGLETAAAHTHLAATVLAFAEADMSVARTAQELHLHANSVTYRLQRWARLTGWDPRTFGGLVKSEAICRLALRGSSR; this is encoded by the coding sequence ATGACCGGGCCGTCGTGGGCGCCGGTGGCCGACCTGTGCGCCCGGGTGCGAGAGGACCTGGACGGTCTGGCGCGCGACTCCGTGACCACCATCCGTCGCGACCTGCCCGCGTATGCCGTGGTGCCGTTCGAGGAGCACCTCGTGGCGGTGACCGAGCAGCAGCGGCGTCGCCTGGATGCGCTGGCCGGGCGGCGTCTGCTGGCCGACGACGATCTGCAGCGAGCCGCCGCCCTCGCTCGTCGGCGAGCGCGCCAGGGCATTCCGGTGGACGTCCTCATCGGCGCCTACCACCTGGGCGACCAGCGGCTGTGGCGCGCGCTCTGCCGGGAGCCGCGGTCGGCGGCGCCCCTGCTGCCCGAGGTGGCCGGCCTCATGCTCAGGCTGCTGCACGCCATCTCCACGGTCCTCGCCTCCGCGCACGGAGACGTCAGCCGCGAGCTGCAGACCCATCGGGTGACGCTCTCGCATCGCCTGGTGGAGCTGCTCCTCACCGGCCGGCACGATGCCGAGGCGTCTCGCACGGCTGATGCCTTGGGAATGGATCCGCACGGCACCTACGTCGCCGGCCTGTGGCGGCGGTCCACCAGCGAGGTGGTGCTCCCGCCGGAGCTCCGCCGGGAGCTGGACCGGGTGGCGGTGCCGCTGGTGTACTCCTACCAGGACGGCGCGCTCGTGATCGTCGTGGAGGGCGTCGGGCAGGAGTGGCTCGACCAGCTCGCCATTCGCCTGCCGCTGGGCGGGCACGTCGGAATCGGCCTGCCTCGCAGTGGCCTGCCGGGCGCGGCGCTCAGCCTGGGCGACGCCCGCTTGGCCCTGTCGGCCACCTCGGACGGACGTCCGGTCGCCCGGTTCGCCGACGTGTGGGCTGAGGCGTGCCTGCTGTCGGAGGCGGCCCGGCTGGAGCCGCTGATGACCGGGGGGCTGGAGACCGCGGCGGCGCATACGCACCTGGCGGCGACCGTCCTCGCGTTCGCCGAGGCGGACATGTCGGTCGCCCGTACCGCGCAGGAGTTGCACCTCCACGCGAACTCCGTGACCTATCGGCTCCAGCGCTGGGCGCGGCTGACCGGATGGGACCCGCGGACGTTCGGCGGCCTGGTGAAGTCGGAGGCCATCTGCCGGCTCGCGCTCAGAGGAAGCTCTCGATGA